In the genome of Candoia aspera isolate rCanAsp1 chromosome 4, rCanAsp1.hap2, whole genome shotgun sequence, the window ggggctaatgaaactatagaacatgtcccgctatactgtattctttataaggattcacgaacccatttaataacccctcatttgataaaatatccaggaaattctgatctcttttatgttcagttgttgctatctaatcagaatgacttagtttccctgaatgtagctaaattttgctatactgtctgcaaattaaGCAGACCTTGACTGCACATTGATgactctattaatctgtaaatatattatgttttgttcatttcatttaatgtatttttaatgtattttaacgtattccaatgtatttcttttttaaaaaaaaattgtaattctggtctgtgaccatattaaagtttgattaagattattaaaactgttgtattatcaagtataatggcagaaaatttatgtgttttttagtttgatctttagtatagtagacagaaatgtatagaatagtagtaggaaggaaataattaaataaacgtTATCAgggagaagttgattaggaggtttatataaatttttctttttttttcttttaatataaggagagggagtaactgtatttagtgatttttacaatgtgctaatggaataatttatagaaataatgtgattttggtttaatatagagtaagggattatggaaatttctgtatatccttgctgttaaaagttggaagtcacctctttttgtaactttgaaaatttttctcttgtgtttccacacttcagttttttctctttgcagctgttttgtttttctgtagcttttatctttgcttgaaacttaataaaattcttattaaaaaaatgaaaaagaaatattcttaGTAAATGCATGTGTCACAGAACCTACGGTGCAGAATCTAGTTTGTCATCACATACAAGATTCTCAGATAGCACTAAAGGGGGAACAGACTATTAGGAACCATCATGAACTTTTTGTCACACCTTTTTCTACCAACAGCACTTAGTTTAAAACATTTACTTACACAATAATATTGTTGATTGGAATATGGATCAGTTTTACGAAGAAACCAATAAATCCCATTATTGCAAAACCTATTGCTGTTGCCATGGCAATCTTCTGGaattctgtaatttaaaaattacatgtaTTCAGTTATCCAATTTCTGGGCCGCTTCATAAAgttaaaaactgaaaaagcaCCATGATATTTATAAACACACAATTGCTTCATgggaacacttaaaaaaaataccctaCAATCTAgagtagggtttctcaactagggttccacagaactctagggttccgcgagaggtccctaggagttccctgggagatttatttaaaaagttatttcaaattcaggcaacttcacattaaagagttaaatttcattcttttatttttagtttaagaacattgtttaatgcatatatacaagcctacaaatgaaacgaatacaataattttgtaacttctggcctatatttgagcctgaatgtgcaggggtttcgtgaggcctgaaaaatatctgaagggttcctccagggtcaaaaggttgagaaaggctgacctagagGAACTCATCAGGTACCCCAGCCCAAGGCCTGAGAGAAGAGCCACAGTTTTAGGGTTCTCCTGAATGTGGAAAGGGTGGGGCCAAGTGAATCTCCAGGACATGCTATTTCAATGGGCAGGCACTGCAAAGAAGATGGCTACTTCCTTTGTCTCCTATGGGATACTACATCACTTTCTAAAGGGTATAGAATACTGCAatggatggttttaaaactggcaaCAGGAGGGAAGAGCAATCAGACACCAGATCAGACATTTTTGTTTTCCCAGTGTTTCCTAGGCTCAGCATCTGTGAGAGAACTGTCTTCTCTAAGCTACAAAAAAGGTCAACTCtcacttagaaaataaaatgtgttcaCCATTGATAAAGCTGGTATGCATATTTCTGGGCTCTTGTTCAAATTCACTCTGCTCACCTTACCAAAGAAGTCCACTTCTAGCTCCTATTTCAAAAATTAACCTCGTGTACAGCTGTTAAAAATATGAGCTCAAGAAAACTTCAATGGCTTTTTAGAAATGGAATCTGTGCTTCAACATCTCCTCTGGAAATCTTTTGGATACTTCAtgtaaacaaaaggaaaacattaaTGATGTAGTAGagaagtgttttttaaacttttttctcacaggaccccttcccacttttaaaaattatggaggaaccCAAAGGTTTTTGTtcgtatgggttatatttattgatattcactgtattaaaaattaaattgatgcattcactgccactactgcttctcatgattatttgatgggattttaatattgcagtatttttcaacataggctggcaaataattttgattttgaggacccctgagagggtatTGGGGgaccatactttaagaaacactgtgcaGTGTAGAAGTCATACCATATTTTAGTTTTGTTGGCTGTCCATCATAGTTTACTGTTTATATTTGGGATTTTTTAATCTACATTATctattctttaaatattcttttcaaCTTGTACTATTATTTGTAGTAGCTTTTGCCTTCACTCATACATCATCATCAAAATGGAAACATGGAATTCAATTCAGAAACCTGACACGAATCCACTGTGGTTACAGAAATAGTTTGTTTCTTGCACTTTGTTTATATTACCATAGAAGTTGTGCTTTTCTGTCTTCTTGGTTACTTTACCTTTTCTATCGGGTTTTGTGCATCTTTTAACAAGTCTGATGGAATCTTTCACAAACTGGCGGCTGGGTTCCACAAACTGCATTACTTGATCCATGAtgaactgaaaaaacaaaaacaaattaacttTCAGGTTCTTCTTAACAATAATTCTATAGCAGTTGGAAAGCACCTTCAACAGAAACAAGGATCCCGTTTTAAGGAGTAATATCTCCAGTATTACTGTTGGGCCGGTATAGACAACCTAGACCTGTTGCCCATGGTTACTCTTTCAGAAGCTGTTAATTATACAAATTAAATCTGGGAATATTCCAGAGGTGACCTTATTCCATCTGATTAACGATACTGTAATACTGATTGATCATTATAAGCAAAGAGCTTATCCTACCAAAATGAACACATTGTCAGAGACTGTGGTCCTGATTTACAAGAAAGCGTGTCTTCTGACCCAGGGTCAGAATCCTGATCCTGGCCAATCAGTTCGCTGAATGTTATTACCGAATGCTACGCTAGTCATCTGCTGAGAAAGCTACAAGAGTGGCTAGAAGTTGAAGATATTTTTATTCAGGAGACAAAGAAAGCAAGAGGTTCTGGGCATATGCAGAGGGGCTTTCCTTTGCaacctctttgtcttccttccgtttttttttttctcagaccCCTTTTGGTACAAAAGGGCATTATGTTTTTTGGGGCTTTATAGATACACATGCTCGTATTAAATTAAGGTCAACAGTAATGCACTGAAACGCACGAAGCTGCAAAAAGGAGATGCAGCTGAGATACAAGGGAAGAGCTAACAGGATGTCGTGGAAAAATCGTCCCCTCGCGTTAGTTTAGGAGAGACCATTCCACGTTTTCACCTGGCCTTGAAAAAGCCTCAGGTCTGAGGCCCGGAGAGCTGAAACGCTCCGAACGTTCTGCAACGAACGGGGAGAAGCCGAAAGCGCGGTGCTGCGACCGACTCTTGGCGCTGAGAACTGGGGGCCTCCTTATTCCTCTTTTTCGCCAACAATCCGAAGGAAACCCAGAACAAAATCAGAATTACCCGTAATTAGCTACACTCACCACTCCTGGAGAGACTCCTTACGCCCCAGACGCCGCCACCAACCGCTGCTTAAGACACGTAGCAACTCCGCCGAAGGGAAAGCGGAACCGGAAGAGGCGCAGGCATACGTCGATCGCGCTCCGCAAGCACTTCCGGTTCTCAACTGCGGCACGTGGGTTCCTCTTCCACATATCCGATGGGAGTGAGGAACGAGTGCGCGCGAAACTGTCAGTTCTAGCAAGCTTACGCGCattcttttcagaaataaaattccagATTTTCTAATGGGAACTTCGAAGCGCGCAGAAGTTCAAAGAGTGTTAGGAAGAGGATATTAAATACACACAACTATACCGTAGCATTAAAAATGTAACCTCAACCTAAAAATGTAACCTCAgtgtgaaaaaaaagaaagaaaagaaggaagaatgttCCGTAAAATTATATTGTAAACAAGTCCTCCTTGCTCcttcattggggaaaaaaaccccaatttTGAGAACGAGCAAGATCATTCACATTTCGCAATAGCAAACCATTGAACTGACATTCAAAGAAAAGTAAATTACTTTCAAGGAACGAAAGAGAAGAGTAGGAGGTCTGTGTTCAGAGCACACCACCACAGTTTTAATCCACTTTGTTTTTTGCTGCAATATTCATTCACAGAAGTCAACTAATGAGGCTCAGAGACCAGTAATTTGGCCAAGAAACACTGCAAGTGATTGGTGACATCTGAGTACCAAAAGTCAAATCATGTACTTCCACCGCCAAAAACCACAATGTCTAGCTTGCAAAAACACAAACTGTTAATATTCCAAGAAACACACACGTAGGCAATATCACTCATATCACACCCTTACACAGATATACGTATACCCAAACAAAACACACATCACTGAATTACAGCCATTTATCTTTCCTTCTGTCTCAAATGGCTCTCAGGTCCTAGAAATGCAGATGATTCTGAAGGTTGTCATTTTCTTTCGCAGTCGTGAATTAAGGGCTTTTCTGCATAGCAGCGTTAAGCTGCTTCGCTCCAGCACCGAAATCAGCTGGAAATGAAactggtttaataaataaatagagaccAATCCGTTCTTCAGTTGGAGGTGGGGAGGTAACACAATTCTACTGTTCTAGGGGGCAACTGCAgacttcttgtcaatttcattaGTCGGGATATGGGTGGGGAATTCAGTGGTTCACTGATCCTTACTAGCTGTCACTTGCCTTAACTATTGAAACTCTTGTTGCATgactccctcttttgagggagatgggcggtgacgaaatttgatgaataaatagaataaataaaatgtgttaataggAACCCGTGAACCAGTGCATCAGAACAATTTTGATTGGAGATATTAAAATACGCATGCACACTTGAGACTGTCCCCACACAAAAAAGTATGGGTCAGGCTTTAAATGGGCAGCATTTCATATTTTCTGCTGTACAATTTAAACCCTTCATTCTTAATTTCACCTATTCCTTTGTTAGAATTTATCATCTCTACAAGATCAGATTGCTTTTATTCAGGTGTATTAGATCCTGCCCTTTCACTTAGTTTCACAAACACACAATATTTCTCATGCATAAACCAACTGGAAATGAAGCTGTGTGACCAACTTGTCCCTGGGTGAGTATGGGCTACTgaccatttctcaagggcagaaATGCATGATACTGTCCTCTACTGTCGCCGGGGCTCCAGTAAGGCAACCTCCACCCATCTTTTTCTACCACATATCAAAAGTCGTATTTTCTTTTACATGTGAGCTCAGGTGTGTTGTCCAGTTGCTGCACCATATTTCATTGTAGAGAAATACTTTCTGTCCAGCTGATTATTGTGTGCTTTAGTAGGAAtattccctccccccccagctattttatttttacaaaattgaGTTGGCCTTTCTTTCCTCTTATACTAATGAAACAGTGAAATAACattaatgtgttttgtttctcAGAAGTGTTTTGGTTTTGTTCCACAAGTTTATTGATGGACAAATGGAATAGTGAAATAAAGGACCTATCTTTAAAATTGTAACTATAATTGCTATCTAGCTGAAAATTATTGATTCCTTTACTTACAGGGTTTATAAGCCACTCCTATCAGCTGAATCTACAACTTTCCAAATCTATAATTTGAGTAAAAAACAAATAGATTTTGTACAGCAACAAAAGTTCTTACCTTTCCCTTTGTAGCCCAAATGACAGGAAAAATTGgaaaactccccccccccgcccccactggTGCCCAGGagggatgaaaaagaaaaggaatcacCCATAAAAGGTTGTGGCAAAcagtctaaaccagcctttctcaactaggtcccatggaaccctaggattctgtgagGAATTATTAGGTGATCCAAGAGAGAtcatgattaaaaaacaaactttttaaaaaaattggtgtgACATGTGATGCTAACtatagatataataatttttatgcagTGGTTCCGAgttctgaaaattattttaaggTTTCCTTAAGGTAaacagtttgagaaaggctggccttgACCAAACATCAGACTACCTCAGTGGCCAAAACAGAATGGGTTGAAATGcggaaagggatttcttaagccagcttcatttctagCCAGTTTATGTGTGGAAGTCCAGTAGCTTAAGCAAAACTGTTGGTAGGACATTTCCGCAAGCCAGCATATTGCAATCTTCTATGTAACAGAGTACTAATCTTCCTCTTTTAATTTCCAAGCATtttgtgcatttaaaaaagaaacaacctcTCAAATAACATTCTTTTTACCATGAACCCCATTTAAGCTCAAACAATGAAGGAGACAAGATGTTTCTGTGGAAGCTCTGTAAACAGTACACTTGAGGTATCCTGTCCTGGCTTCAGCAAAGGGAGAGAAGACCCATGCAACTGGCAGGCAAAGTGTGGACAGCTTGGGACAAGGCTTGCAAGCAGCTGGGTGGGAATGCACACACGCTGCGGAGGGAGTGGAGCATTTAGGAGCAATGTGTTTGCAGCGAAGTTTGTCTGGAGGGCAGCAGACAGGCGGGGGACGCAACGGAAGAGGAATTCGGAAGCAGGAGAGAGAGCGAGTATGTGCACAGCTTACTGGAGGCTGAGGTGAGGAGAAGGCGTAATCCAAGTCAGATGGTCTGTAATCAAATACACAATAGCTTGAAGAGTACCGAGGGATGAGCCAGACTTGGTCAGGAATACGTCGAGGTTGAAGCAAAGCAGGAGTCAGGATTTCACAAAGCATGAAGCCAGATGCCAAACCTACCTCAACGACAGGCAGA includes:
- the SEC61G gene encoding protein transport protein Sec61 subunit gamma, coding for MDQVMQFVEPSRQFVKDSIRLVKRCTKPDRKEFQKIAMATAIGFAIMGFIGFFVKLIHIPINNIIVGG